One genomic region from Bradyrhizobium icense encodes:
- a CDS encoding tripartite tricarboxylate transporter permease, giving the protein MFELLGHGLLTVLQWNYLVPLFAGTLIGVIGGALPGVTITMTIIVILPFTYGLDPLQGLAAMTGVYVGGSAGGLVIACLLGIPGTPSAIATTFDGFPMARGGAPGRAIWLGAWSSFFGGLLGGLFLILVTGPLAAIALEFGPWEYFSLFVLAMAMVAGLAESSFIKGLLSTAIGLLITVIGTDPIGSVPRFTFGSEFISGGFPFLPVLIGIFAFAQIMSDIEKLGVPKTPEAVLAAQPSLKVSHVKVIGEILGRPFLLLWSTIVGILIGVLPAIGGSAANMLAYDQAKKFSRHPERFGTGIPEGIIASESSNNANVGGSLVTIMAFGIPGDAVTAVMLGAMTIHGIQSGPLFVSQQPALAYGIYAAYILAHLLMVLILAVGALFMLQITRVRLAVLAPVVLVLCVIGAYALNNTMQSVYVLLIFGVFGYALVKGGFPLAPLILGLILGDQIEINLIRAIMTDDNPLLFFTRPISGGLLLCAALSVALAVWQHMRHQARTAPDEAPDF; this is encoded by the coding sequence ATGTTCGAGCTTTTGGGACATGGGCTGCTGACGGTGCTGCAGTGGAATTATCTCGTTCCACTGTTCGCCGGCACGCTCATTGGCGTCATCGGCGGCGCGCTGCCGGGCGTCACCATCACGATGACGATCATCGTCATCCTGCCGTTCACCTATGGTCTCGATCCGCTGCAGGGACTGGCCGCGATGACCGGCGTCTATGTCGGCGGCTCCGCTGGCGGCCTGGTCATCGCTTGTCTGCTGGGAATTCCGGGCACGCCCTCGGCGATCGCGACGACCTTCGACGGCTTTCCGATGGCGCGGGGTGGCGCGCCGGGCCGGGCGATCTGGCTCGGCGCGTGGTCGTCGTTCTTCGGCGGGCTGCTCGGCGGACTGTTCCTGATCCTGGTGACCGGGCCGCTCGCGGCCATCGCACTTGAGTTCGGACCGTGGGAGTATTTCTCGCTGTTCGTGCTGGCCATGGCGATGGTGGCGGGCCTGGCCGAGTCCTCGTTCATCAAGGGCCTGCTGTCGACCGCCATCGGCCTCCTGATCACGGTCATCGGCACCGACCCGATCGGCAGCGTGCCGCGCTTCACCTTCGGGTCCGAGTTCATCAGCGGCGGCTTCCCGTTCCTGCCGGTGCTGATCGGGATCTTTGCCTTCGCCCAGATCATGTCCGATATCGAGAAGCTAGGAGTGCCAAAGACGCCCGAGGCCGTTCTGGCGGCGCAGCCGAGTCTCAAGGTTTCCCACGTCAAGGTAATCGGTGAAATCCTTGGCCGTCCGTTCCTGCTCTTGTGGTCGACGATCGTCGGCATCCTGATCGGCGTGCTGCCCGCGATCGGCGGCAGCGCCGCCAATATGCTGGCCTACGACCAGGCGAAGAAGTTCTCGCGCCACCCCGAGCGTTTCGGCACAGGCATCCCCGAGGGCATCATCGCCTCTGAGTCCTCCAACAATGCCAATGTCGGCGGCTCGCTGGTAACCATCATGGCGTTCGGCATCCCGGGCGACGCCGTGACCGCCGTCATGCTGGGCGCCATGACGATCCATGGCATCCAGTCGGGGCCGTTGTTCGTCTCCCAGCAACCCGCCCTCGCCTACGGCATCTACGCCGCGTATATTTTGGCGCACCTGCTGATGGTGCTGATCCTGGCCGTGGGCGCGCTGTTCATGCTTCAGATCACCCGTGTGAGGCTCGCGGTGCTTGCGCCCGTCGTGCTGGTGCTTTGCGTGATCGGTGCCTACGCGCTCAACAACACGATGCAGAGCGTGTACGTCCTGCTCATCTTTGGTGTGTTCGGCTATGCGCTGGTGAAGGGGGGATTTCCGCTGGCTCCGCTGATCCTCGGCCTCATCCTCGGCGATCAGATCGAGATCAACCTCATTCGGGCGATTATGACGGACGACAACCCGCTGCTGTTCTTCACCCGGCCGATTTCCGGCGGGTTGCTGCTCTGTGCGGCGCTCTCGGTCGCCCTGGCTGTCTGGCAGCACATGCGCCATCAGGCGCGAACCGCGCCTGATGAAGCGCCTGACTTCTGA
- a CDS encoding serine hydrolase domain-containing protein — translation MSTNFNASANAVLDGVVASNPGVPGVVAMVTDRHRNIYEGAAGKRRLDQAAEMTTDSVFAIFSTTKAITGTAILQLVEQGKLDLDAPAKIYAPDIGKLQVIEGFDAAGEPRLRRPKRDVTTRMLMVHTAGFGYDFFSQTYNRLAQEKGQPSVITSSKASLMTPLLFDPGDKWEYGTNLDWCGQIVEAIAGKRLGDVFKTRIFEPLGMNETTFDLTEAMRGKLAGMHARGADGSLTPMDFELPANPEVHMGGHGLYATVGDYMRFIRMWLNDGAGENGRVLKPETVRTAAQNHLGDKKVTALPGVIPSLSNDAEFFPGQSKSWALTFMINDEQAPTGRPAGALGWAGLANLFYWIDRANGFGGFWATQILPFGDPASFVGYLNFETAFYDSLKQRKAG, via the coding sequence ATGAGCACCAATTTCAATGCGTCGGCAAATGCCGTCCTCGATGGGGTCGTTGCGTCAAACCCGGGCGTCCCCGGCGTGGTCGCGATGGTCACGGACCGTCATCGTAATATCTACGAAGGCGCGGCCGGCAAGCGTCGGCTCGATCAGGCGGCCGAAATGACGACGGACAGCGTTTTCGCCATCTTTTCGACGACCAAAGCGATCACCGGGACGGCGATCCTGCAGCTCGTCGAACAGGGCAAGCTCGACCTCGATGCACCTGCCAAGATCTACGCGCCCGACATCGGCAAGCTTCAGGTGATCGAGGGCTTCGATGCCGCGGGCGAACCGAGGTTACGCCGCCCGAAGCGCGATGTGACCACGCGCATGCTGATGGTTCACACCGCCGGCTTTGGTTACGACTTCTTCAGTCAAACCTATAATCGCTTGGCGCAGGAGAAAGGTCAGCCCAGCGTCATCACGTCTTCCAAGGCGTCGCTGATGACTCCGCTTCTGTTTGATCCGGGCGACAAGTGGGAATACGGAACCAATCTCGACTGGTGCGGTCAAATCGTCGAGGCCATCGCTGGAAAGCGGCTCGGCGACGTGTTCAAGACGCGCATTTTTGAACCTCTCGGAATGAATGAAACTACCTTCGACCTCACCGAGGCGATGCGCGGAAAGCTGGCCGGGATGCATGCACGAGGCGCCGATGGCTCGCTCACGCCAATGGACTTCGAGCTTCCCGCCAATCCGGAAGTTCACATGGGCGGCCATGGCCTCTACGCCACCGTCGGCGATTACATGCGCTTCATTCGCATGTGGCTTAACGATGGTGCGGGTGAGAATGGCCGCGTGCTAAAGCCTGAGACCGTACGCACGGCGGCGCAGAACCACTTGGGCGACAAGAAGGTGACGGCCCTTCCGGGAGTCATCCCCTCGCTGTCCAATGACGCGGAGTTCTTCCCAGGTCAGTCGAAGTCCTGGGCGCTGACGTTCATGATCAACGACGAGCAGGCGCCTACGGGACGTCCAGCCGGTGCTCTCGGTTGGGCCGGCCTCGCCAATCTCTTCTACTGGATCGACCGGGCGAATGGGTTCGGCGGATTCTGGGCCACCCAAATTCTGCCCTTCGGCGACCCGGCTTCGTTCGTCGGTTATCTCAACTTCGAAACGGCGTTCTACGACAGCCTGAAGCAGCGAAAGGCAGGCTAG
- a CDS encoding tripartite tricarboxylate transporter TctB family protein, which translates to MRLGRDSFAGLIFLAVSLALLVQSFGLPQLPLVPVGPGFYPRIVLIFMAVTSATLIVQDLLARRAEPADVPAPAQPQRAYGLVALAFVIVALYLVLLPLLGYRIATVLFVAALQAILEKPTTWRQWAVLAAIAIGTSAVTYLVFERYLSVLLPRGSWTNW; encoded by the coding sequence ATGAGACTTGGCCGCGATAGCTTTGCCGGGCTGATTTTCCTCGCGGTCAGTCTGGCTCTGCTCGTGCAATCGTTTGGACTGCCGCAACTGCCGCTGGTGCCGGTCGGTCCCGGCTTCTATCCGCGCATCGTTCTGATCTTCATGGCTGTGACCAGCGCGACACTGATCGTGCAGGACCTGCTCGCCCGGCGCGCCGAGCCGGCCGACGTCCCTGCTCCGGCGCAGCCGCAACGGGCCTATGGCCTGGTCGCGCTCGCCTTCGTCATTGTCGCGCTCTACCTGGTACTTCTGCCTCTGCTCGGCTATCGCATCGCCACCGTCCTGTTCGTCGCCGCGCTGCAAGCTATCCTCGAAAAGCCGACGACCTGGCGCCAATGGGCGGTCCTCGCGGCAATAGCGATTGGCACGTCGGCGGTGACGTATCTGGTCTTCGAGCGGTATCTCTCGGTGCTGCTCCCCCGCGGTAGCTGGACAAACTGGTAG
- a CDS encoding flavin-containing monooxygenase produces MTQAATESRRGNGAQKTATFDAVIVGAGVAGLYQLYRLREQGLNVRVIESASGVGGTWYWNRYPGARFDSEAYIYQYLFSEQLYKGWSWSEKFPGQPEIERWLNYVADRLDLRKDIQFDTTVERAHFDEATQRWTVLTNKGDAIDTQFLITCAGMLSAPLTSRFPGQETFKGQLFHTARWPREGVNLAGKRVGVVGNGATGIQVIQTIAGDAAHLKVFIRTPQYIIPMKNPKYSAADVDAYKGKFQFFTKQLPSTFTGFEYDFEHAWADLTPEQRHEVLENCWNDGSLKLWLASFGEMFFDEEVNRQISEFVREKMRVRLQDPKLCELLIPSQSDYGFGTHRVPLEQNFLETFHRPNVEIVSVRTNPIERVTASGLQTADGTVHELDVIILATGFDAGTGALTRIDIRGRGGRALKDDWSTDIRTTMGLQIHGYPNLFTTAVPLAPSAALCNMTTCLQKQVEWIDNCIKYLRSRNLKVIEPTKDAEDQWVAHHDETANATLIAKTNSWYLGSNVEGKPRRVLSYTGGVGTYHRKCDEVAASGYIGFAMQ; encoded by the coding sequence ATGACCCAAGCAGCAACAGAGTCACGGAGAGGTAACGGCGCGCAGAAGACAGCGACCTTCGATGCCGTGATCGTCGGAGCCGGTGTCGCCGGGCTTTACCAATTGTACCGTCTGCGCGAGCAGGGATTAAACGTGAGAGTGATCGAGTCCGCGTCCGGCGTCGGTGGCACGTGGTACTGGAATCGCTACCCTGGCGCGCGTTTCGATTCTGAAGCTTACATTTATCAGTATCTCTTCTCCGAACAGCTCTACAAGGGATGGAGTTGGAGCGAGAAATTCCCCGGTCAGCCCGAAATCGAACGTTGGCTGAATTACGTCGCGGATCGGCTCGATCTCCGCAAGGATATTCAGTTCGACACGACCGTCGAGCGCGCGCATTTCGACGAGGCGACGCAGCGTTGGACGGTTTTGACCAACAAGGGCGATGCGATCGACACGCAATTCCTTATCACCTGCGCCGGCATGCTCTCGGCGCCGCTGACATCGAGGTTTCCGGGGCAAGAGACGTTCAAGGGTCAGCTATTCCATACGGCGCGCTGGCCCAGGGAGGGCGTCAATCTTGCCGGCAAGCGCGTCGGCGTGGTCGGCAACGGGGCGACCGGCATCCAGGTCATCCAGACCATCGCCGGCGACGCGGCCCATCTGAAGGTTTTCATCCGCACGCCGCAATACATCATCCCGATGAAAAATCCCAAATACAGCGCCGCGGACGTCGATGCTTACAAGGGCAAATTCCAGTTTTTCACCAAGCAACTGCCGAGTACGTTCACCGGCTTCGAGTATGACTTTGAGCATGCCTGGGCCGATCTCACGCCCGAGCAGCGCCACGAGGTACTGGAGAACTGCTGGAACGATGGGTCCCTGAAGCTGTGGCTCGCCTCCTTCGGCGAAATGTTCTTCGACGAGGAGGTCAACCGGCAAATATCAGAATTCGTGCGCGAGAAGATGCGCGTGCGGCTCCAGGATCCGAAGCTGTGCGAACTGCTCATCCCCTCCCAGTCCGACTACGGGTTCGGAACGCACCGCGTGCCGCTGGAACAGAACTTCCTGGAGACTTTCCATCGCCCCAACGTTGAGATCGTCAGCGTCAGGACCAATCCAATCGAGCGCGTGACCGCTAGCGGGCTGCAGACCGCGGACGGGACGGTCCACGAGCTCGACGTCATCATTCTGGCAACCGGGTTCGACGCCGGAACAGGCGCGTTGACGCGCATCGACATCCGCGGTCGGGGTGGAAGGGCATTGAAGGACGATTGGAGTACGGATATCCGCACCACCATGGGCCTGCAGATTCACGGCTACCCGAATCTGTTCACGACTGCCGTGCCGCTCGCTCCGTCGGCCGCCCTGTGCAACATGACAACTTGCCTCCAGAAGCAGGTCGAGTGGATCGATAACTGTATTAAGTATCTGCGCAGCAGGAATCTGAAAGTCATCGAGCCGACAAAGGATGCGGAAGACCAATGGGTGGCGCATCACGATGAGACCGCCAACGCGACCCTCATTGCCAAGACCAACTCCTGGTATCTCGGCTCGAACGTCGAGGGCAAGCCGCGGCGGGTGCTGTCCTACACTGGCGGTGTAGGCACCTATCACCGGAAATGCGACGAGGTCGCCGCGAGCGGCTACATCGGCTTCGCCATGCAATGA